From the genome of Microbispora sp. ZYX-F-249:
GCGCTCGGGCTTGGCCCAGTCGGGTCCCGGGACCTCCTGGTTGCGCCCGCCGGTGCCGTTCAGGCTCACACACTCCAGGCCGCGCTCCTCCAGCGACCGGCGCAGCCGTACGAGCTCGATGCGGTCGGCGATGAGGTGGTCCGCCACCGCGGGGGCGAGCCACAGGCCGATTCCCAGCCGGTCGACTCCCAGCTTCCTGCGCACCGGCACGGCGTAGCGCGTGAGGTGGGCGATCAGGTTCTCCAGATCCTCGGCGGGATGTACGCCCGCGTTGTAGGCCAGGTGAACCAGCGTCCCGTCGTCGTGCAACAGGCGCATCAGCTGCCTCCAAGGCTTGTGCCCTTTTCCGGACCGCCATTTCGCCCACAGGGCGTGTCCCGACCGCACGGGACTCCGGTCCTCCTGCCACCGGGATCTCGCCCGGGTGGACCGAGCTTCCCCCGTGCGCCCGGTCCGCCGCGTCCGCCCCGCAGTGGATTGTCCGGTACGCCGCGGGGATGACATGGCTGTCCCCACGCGCTCGCGGCATGCCGGACGCGCGGCTGACTCTACACAGTGTAGTACTACGTTTGGTGGCGTGATACCGGTTCTCGCTTTTCGCGACCCGGCGATCGCACACGGTAGGCCGGGAAAACGCCCGAGGGGCGCCCCTTGCGGAGCGCCCCTCGGGTGGAACGGGTTATCGCGGACCGATCAGTGCTGGATCGCCTCCGCGATCGAGGCCGCCGAGTCCGGGACCGACGGGCTCTTCGCCTCGCCGGCGAAGGTGAACTTGGCGGCGTCGCCTTCGCCCTCGATGTCGATCTTGACGACCTGGCCGGGCCGCAGCTCGCCGTAGAGGATCTTCTCCGACAGCGTGTCCTCCAGCTCGCGCTGGATGGTGCGGCGCAGCGGACGGGCGCCCATGACCGGGTCGTACCCGCGGTCGGCCAGCAGCTGCTTGGCGGCCGGGGTCAGCTCCAGGCCCATGTCGCGGTCCTTGAGGCGCTCGGCCACCTGGGCGAGCATCAGGTCCACGATCTGGATGATCTCCTTGGGCGTCAGCTGGTGGAAGACCACGATGTCGTCGACGCGGTTGAGGAACTCGGGCCGGAAGTGCTGCTTGAGCTCCTCCTGCACCTTGGCCTTCATCCGGTCGTAGTTCGACTCGGTGTCGTTGGAGCGGGCGAATCCGACCCCGATCCCCTTGGAGATGTCGCGGGTGCCGAGGTTGGTCG
Proteins encoded in this window:
- a CDS encoding AAA family ATPase — encoded protein: HPDIFNSLLQILEDGRLTDAQGRVVDFKNTVIIMTTNLGTRDISKGIGVGFARSNDTESNYDRMKAKVQEELKQHFRPEFLNRVDDIVVFHQLTPKEIIQIVDLMLAQVAERLKDRDMGLELTPAAKQLLADRGYDPVMGARPLRRTIQRELEDTLSEKILYGELRPGQVVKIDIEGEGDAAKFTFAGEAKSPSVPDSAASIAEAIQH